In Musa acuminata AAA Group cultivar baxijiao chromosome BXJ3-9, Cavendish_Baxijiao_AAA, whole genome shotgun sequence, a single genomic region encodes these proteins:
- the LOC135649098 gene encoding L-type lectin-domain containing receptor kinase IX.1-like encodes MGYLAPECVTTGKASKESDVYSFGIIALEIACSRRPVEPAEQPNKVRLVEWVWDLFGRRAILEAAYEKLHGNFDEEPWVAHGCRAVVCSSGLESAAIDEAGNLETPLPQLPPKMPVAMYCMPSADEIQSLDTSLEVK; translated from the coding sequence ATGGGTTACTTGGCCCCAGAATGCGTCACCACCGGCAAGGCGAGCAAGGAATCCGACGTTTACAGCTTCGGAATCATTGCCTTAGAGATCGCGTGCAGTAGAAGGCCGGTGGAACCGGCGGAGCAGCCGAATAAGGTAAGACTAGTTGAGTGGGTGTGGGATCTCTTCGGAAGGAGGGCGATTCTGGAGGCAGCATACGAGAAGCTCCATGGCAACTTCGACGAAGAACCATGGGTGGCTCATGGTTGTAGGGCTGTGGTGTGCTCATCCGGATTGGAGTCTGCGGCCATCGATGAAGCAGGCAATCTTGAGACGCCTTTGCCACAGCTTCCTCCCAAGATGCCGGTGGCGATGTACTGCATGCCTTCCGCAGACGAGATTCAATCTTTGGACACATCGTTAGAAGTGAAATGA
- the LOC103999013 gene encoding seed lectin — protein sequence MAQHKWSLFSVVIHLSFAVMVIPLVSSLSFNFTSFREDDQSFHIEDDASFNGTVIDLTRYPMQYATGRVVYNEPLLLWDADTRNLTDFTTNFSFIIDSVNESSYADGLAFFLSPYGSTFPTYSRGGFLGLFSNRSLDNTTVKTVAVEFDTFSNEWDPKGNHLGIDVNSIISNKTVPWNSRVRDGRRANAWVNYDATTFNLSAFVTYGADRLSNGSTSLSLTVDLRDFLPERVAVGFSATTGSLTETHTLLSWSFISNLRTP from the coding sequence ATGGCGCAGCACAAGTGGAGCTTATTCTCTGTTGTCATCCACCTTTCATTTGCAGTGATGGTGATTCCTCTGGTGAGCTCGCTCTCCTTCAACTTCACTAGTTTCAGAGAGGACGACCAGTCATTCCATATAGAGGACGATGCATCCTTCAATGGCACGGTGATCGATCTTACGCGGTACCCCATGCAATATGCCACCGGCAGAGTGGTGTACAACGAGCCGCTCCTCCTGTGGGATGCCGACACAAGAAATCTGACTGATTTCACCACGAATTTCTCCTTCATCATCGATTCCGTCAACGAGTCGTCGTACGCCGACGGCCTGGCTTTCTTCCTGTCGCCTTACGGTTCCACCTTTCCTACCTACTCGAGGGGAGGCTTCCTCGGCCTCTTCAGCAACAGGTCCCTCGACAATACGACCGTCAAGACGGTGGCGGTGGAGTTCGATACCTTCTCTAACGAATGGGATCCGAAGGGAAATCATCTTGGAATCGATGTCAACTCGATCATATCAAACAAGACGGTGCCGTGGAACAGCCGTGTCAGGGATGGCAGACGGGCAAATGCATGGGTGAACTACGACGCCACCACCTTCAATTTGAGTGCCTTCGTAACCTACGGTGCAGATCGGCTCTCCAATGGCAGTACCAGCCTATCCCTCACCGTTGATCTGCGAGATTTCCTGCCGGAGAGGGTAGCAGTTGGCTTCTCGGCCACCACCGGCAGCTTGACTGAGACGCACACCCTCCTCTCTTGGTCTTTCATCTCAAACTTGCGAACCCCCTGA
- the LOC135649099 gene encoding CDT1-like protein a, chloroplastic encodes MDSEAAPKLPVPSKKRPTSSPTPPQQPSDKPAELADLIRTPKRLEEHPPRATNRGFALSVKEVSQVALGLQSPTVRSDVDPLPAEEQLGPVSGPCSTPNSSETETLLKIPEKYELLCEFLDIMESSIRLLRQKGLMSTFPNICTTIQSLMDRRFTYVHLARLKYIMPEAIMIKKVLLHDVATCSLKTELQVTLRVDAVARNMQGKSESGRSILPAVFRERLVEFFKNHPEGDEVPVERLPHPFNLTEISGYPRVKSSSNAAVQQQFLSPISNKSLLSSPVSTTLSSVYGGGEKDAAGLSRTDYCSHEESKVQLETPSKLMFTPLTLMTDTPEIPASKRCRTTPACDSTPSNKSVRRSTRTKLFMTPEESAEAGEKESGDRILCSSYDILSFLPETLLHSIKEKEQKTMQEREPGFAIAIRRKKLIASLPTIFDMILLIFQSWNRSVMTKQDLIHKLVSSHCKIVDQDEVEDQLKLLLELLPDWISKKIACDGDILCCVSNVSNIDEIRQRLSEAE; translated from the exons ATGGATTCCGAAGCTGCACCCAAGCTTCCCGTTCCCTCCAAGAAGAGGCCGACGTCCTCTCCCACCCCGCCCCAGCAACCGTCGGACAAGCCCGCGGAGCTCGCAGACCTCATCCGCACGCCCAAGAGGCTGGAGGAGCACCCGCCGCGGGCCACCAACCGGGGCTTCGCCTTGTCCGTGAAGGAGGTGAGCCAGGTCGCCCTCGGGCTTCAGAGTCCCACGGTCCGGTCTGATGTCGATCCCTTGCCGGCCGAGGAGCAGCTGGGACCTGTCTCGGGGCCTTGTTCTACTCCCAATTCTTCCGAAACTGAAACGCTTCTCAAGATTCCAGAAAA GTATGAGTTACTGTGTGAGTTCTTGGATATCATGGAGAGCTCCATTCGTTTGCTTCGGCAGAAAGGGTTGATGTCCACATTCCCCAACATCTGCACCACTATTCAGAGTTTGATGGACAG GAGGTTCACTTACGTGCATTTGGCACGGTTGAAGTACATTATGCCGGAAGCTATAATGATCAAGAAGGTGCTTTTGCATGATGTCGCTACTTGCTCTCTCAAGACAGAGCTGCAGGTGACACTGCGAGTCGATGCAGTAGCAAGGAACATGCAGGGAAAGAGTGAAAGTGGGCGTTCGATCTTGCCGGCAGTGTTCAGGGAAAGGCTTGTGGAGTTCTTCAAAAACCATCCTGAG GGAGATGAGGTTCCAGTTGAGCGGCTGCCGCATCCATTTAATCTGACAGAGATCAGTGGATACCCGAGAGTGAAATCCTCGTCAAATGCTGCTGTCCAGCAACAATTTCTG TCACCcatatcaaataagtcattgctcAGTTCTCCTGTATCAACAACCTTATCAAGCGTATATGGAGGTGGTGAGAAGGATGCTGCAGGGTTGTCCAGAACTGATTACTGTTCTCATGAGGAATCAAAAGTTCAGTTGGAAACTCCTTCAAAACTCATGTTCACTCCATTAACGTTAATGACTGACACGCCGGAAATTCCAGCGTCAAAGCGATGTCGGACAACCCCTGCTTGTGATTCTACACCATCGAACAAGTCTGTGAGGCGATCGACCCGAacaaagttgtttatgactccagAAGAGAGTGCAGAAGCAGGGGAAAAGGAGAGTGGTGATAGAATTTTGTGTTCCAGTTATGACATTCTCAGTTTTCTACCAGAAACTCTCTTGCACTCT ATCAAGGAGAAAGAGCAGAAGACAATGCAGGAGAGGGAGCCTGGCTTTGCCATTGCTATTAGAAGGAAGAAGTTGATAGCTTCCTTGCCTACTATTTTTGACATGATCTTACTCATATTTCAGTCATGGAATCGGTCCGTCATGACAAAGCAAGACTTAATTCATAAGTTAGTATCAAGTCACTGTAAAATAGTCGATCAAG ATGAGGTGGAGGACCAGTTAAAACTATTGTTAGAATTACTTCCAGATTGGATCTCCAAAAAGATTGCCTGCGATGGCGACATTCTCTGTTG TGTAAGTAATGTATCAAACATAGACGAGATTCGGCAAAGGTTATCAGAAGCAGAGTAG
- the LOC135649100 gene encoding CDT1-like protein a, chloroplastic, with protein MKPELQVTLQVDAVAKNIKGRSESGYSILRAVFRERLVEFFKNHPQGDEVPEEQLPHPFNPTKLSVHKSVNINADPSGTKSSSSAPIQQQFLVPSHMSQSFKRHFSRKIPILNPEKTPPMCSSEACPKDDHSDFADSSAISKKSLLSSPISITLPIVEGGDERDAAGSPRADNYPHEESNVQKGTPAKLVCTPLRLMTDTPEIPTSKRLRTTPSNKSVRRSARTKLFMTPEKSANECDDDGSLSASDDVLNFLPKTLLQSVSPITSSCCGVLALKLLKMFLEMPSINVKEQKAVQEKQAGFADAIRRQKLIASLPNIFDMILLTFQSWKRSVMTKHELTNKLISSHSKIVDQGEVEEQLKLLLELVPDWISEKIACNGDTLCCVSKISNAEEIRQRLLEAE; from the exons ATGAAGCCAGAGCTTCAGGTCACTCTGCAGGTTGATGCGGTAGCGAAGAACATCAAGGGGAGGAGTGAAAGTGGGTATTCGATCTTGCGGGCAGTGTTCAGGGAAAGGCTTGTGGAGTTCTTCAAAAATCATCCCCAG GGAGATGAGGTTCCAGAGGAGCAGCTGCCGCATCCATTTAATCCAACAAAGCTCAGTGTACATAAGAGCGTGAACATCAATGCCGATCCATCAGGCACCAAATCCTCATCAAGTGCTCCTATCCAGCAACAATTTTTAGTGCCATCTCACATGTCACAATCTTTTAAGAGGCATTTTTCTCGCAAAATTCCCATCCTTAATCCGGAGAAAACTCCACCGATGTGCTCTAGTGAAGCTTGTCCTAAAGATGATCATTCTGACTTTGCCGATTCATCTGCCATATCTAAGAAGTCATTGCTCAGTTCTCCTATTTCAATAACCTTACCAATTGTAGAAGGAGGTGATGAAAGGGATGCTGCAGGGTCACCCAGAGCTGATAACTATCCTCATGAGGAATCAAATGTTCAGAAGGGAACTCCTGCAAAGCTAGTGTGCACTCCTTTAAGGTTAATGACTGATACACCggaaattccaacatcaaagagaCTTAGGACAACCCCATCGAACAAATCCGTAAGGCGATCGGCCCGAacaaagttgtttatgactccagAAAAGAGTGCAAATGAGTGTGATGATGATGGAAGTCTGTCTGCCAGTGATGATGTTCTCAATTTTCTACCAAAAACTCTCTTGCAGTCGGTGAGTCCTATCACATCTTCTTGCTGTGGTGTTTTAGCTCTAAAGCTTCTGAAGATGTTTCTTGAAATGCCTTCT ATCAATGTGAAGGAGCAGAAAGCAGTGCAGGAGAAGCAAGCTGGCTTTGCCGATGCTATTAGacggcaaaagttgatagcttcctTGCCAAATATTTTTGACATGATCCTACTCACATTTCAGTCATGGAAGAGATCTGTCATGACAAAGCATGAGTTAACTAACAAGTTAATCTCAAGTCACTCTAAGATAGTTGATCAAG GTGAAGTGGAAGAACAGTTGAAACTATTGCTAGAATTAGTTCCAGATTGGATCTCTGAAAAGATTGCTTGTAATGGGGACACACTTTGTTG TGTAAGTAAAATATCAAATGCAGAAGAGATCAGGCAAAGGTTATTAGAAGCAGAGTAG